TTGCCTCATCACAAGGCTGCCCTACCAGAGATCTGTATCTTGTTTATTTACTGAGGGAACAGACATTCTTGAAATCATCCACATGGCTCTGGAATAGGTGAAGGGAGGAGGCTGCTTCTTGGCAGCTGGTGGCCCACCTCCAAGGCCCTGGGACAGGCTTGGAGCAGGCAGTGAAGTCTGGGTTTGTAGCAGCGTGGTGGGAGCCCAACTCAGAACAGGATAGAGCCTTTCCCTTCATCTGTCACCCTTTTAGGCCACCCCGCTGGTGGCCAGACTGGCTAAGAGACTAAAGCAGAGGGTACTTTGTAAGCTGTAACAAGCAGCTTATGGCACGATATGCTTCTCCTTTCTAAGAGACCTTCTGCGGGGTTCTGCAGGTGAGAAGTGTAACTCTCGTCGGTAGGAAGCAACATAAGTAAGTTCATTTGGTGATTTATCTTTCTGTATCCAAACACTATGCCTTAGGCAGGCTAAGGGCAGCTTCCCTGGCCCTCACATTCCAGAACCACATCTGCCTCCACTCTTGCCACGGCGTGAGGGGCCCGATTGGTCCCTGTGGTGGGCTCCACCTCAGGCAATGACCAGCTTAGCTCCGTTTCTTGCCTTCTGCCATTCTGGATATTCCCTCCATGGGACTCAATGGACTTGACCTCTAGATGCTGGCTGGCTCTGAGCCTGCCAGTAACTCCGTCCAGGATGCGCATGTGGTGGAGGGCTAATGCTCCTTCCCAAAGCAATTAGGGCAGCCCTGGCCTGAGATGTTTTACGTGGATCTTATTAGACTTGGCCTCCTGCCAGGGGAAGTAACTCATCTGGCCTGTGGAAGGGAAAGTGGCTCCCACGTATTGCACTCACTTAAGGCTCTGCCTGGCCACTGAGGAGGAAGTGGAGGTAGATGTCAAGGCCCGTCATGCTGGGGGATCTTTGGAAGGCAAGAACACTAAGTGACTGAGGAAGACACTGGGGGTGAGGCGTACATATCAAGCAAACCGTTTCCTTGGTACGCATTTCCATGTGGGATAAGCCCACCCCACATACGGATATCGAGATGTGCAGAGAACAACGGACACCCACCTGCTCCGAGTGGGGCCCAGCTGCGTGTTCCCTGTCATGGCCTGGCTTACTCAGCCTCTGAGGTTACAGTTTCCAGGGTGCCGGGCAGAGGAGGACTGTCTAAACTCGGCCCCAACCGCCTTTGCCACCTATTTCAAACTCACTCACAAGGCCGAGTACCTCCCAGGAAGCTCTGAAGTTCCGCGATGATTCGCAGACAGGCATCTGTGGGCCGCAGGTATCCAAAGGAAAGCCACAATTGAATGCAGCAACGGGAGCGCCCCCTCAGCGACTCTGACGCTTGAACCTACAGCTCAGGGTGCTTTTGGATGGTTGCcataaaaccagaagaaaatggaaaaggtcCAATTTAAAAGCCAGAATCTATTTTGCTGAaaacgtgtgtgcgtgtgtcttcCAGACACGGTGCTCCTTGAGGGAGACTTGTAGCTCGTTACAACATAAACGGGAACGGGAGGTAACTGCTCACTTGGGAGAAAACTAGCAGCATCACTGTGCTCCCTGGGACATCCCCAGGGTCCTTATCAGGCAGCCTGTCCCATGGGGGGTCGGGGGGGGTGTGCCGGGCCGGCACAGCTATAACTCATCCATCATGGCGAGCAGATCGTCCCCCTTGCTGGCGCTCTGCCTCGGCTGGTCCGTGACCTCAAACTCCCCCATGATGCGAGCCAGCTCCTCGTTCCTTTGCTGGTCCTATTGGAAAAGTGAGAGGGCAAGGCCGAGAAGGGGCTGTGTCAGCATGGTGGCTTCTCCGAGCAGATGGTGTTGAATTTTTGTCCCACCACTGTGATGCGTGTCAGAATAGGGACTCTGGATACATGCTgatgagagagaagggagggcctGGGACGTTCAGGTCAGCAGGAGATGAGGAGGGACTGATGCTTGGCCCGTGTCATCGCCTGCACCCACCTGTGTAGCTTGTATGTTGATAACCTCATAGGATAACTCTTCTGGCCTGGTTAGTGCTGCTTGTCTGCAGGAGGTGGTAGAGAAACGGGCCAAAGGTTAGGGTTGTATCCCTGCCAGCGTGGCACACTGGCATCTGATACTTTGGCAGCCTGTTTTTTTCTGCCTCGCCTTCTGCCACTTCCCTTCAgctttctgccctttccccaagCAGTACACCCTATGCTCCAGAAAGTCAAGCCCTTGTCTGTCTCTGTGACTTTGCATGTACTGAACTGGGCCAAGAAtgctttttccccttcctctgcttggCAAACTCCAAGACCAAGCCCAGATGCCAGCTCCCTCCATCTGCCGGAGCAAAGTCAATCACTGTGTCCTCCATTAGAGCATTTATGACACGGCCCTGAAATAACTCGTGTCCGGTACGTTCTCTTCCTACCCTGCGAGCTCCTGAGGACAGGCTCTGGGTCTCACGCTCCCAACTTTGTGTCCCTGGCACTTACCACAGTACTTGTCACACAGAAGTGCACAGAAGTTAGTTCAATGGATACGGAAATAGAAGGTGACCCCCACCCCAAATATTTGGTTGCAAGGAGGATCACGTGAGATAATGGTGCGAAAGGGCTCTATGAACTGTAAAGCTCTGTAGAACTCTGGGTGGATTACCCTCCCTTTTGGTTTTGCGGGAGACTGCCTTATCCCAAAGACATCAGGCCCTGACTCCCGTCTGGCTTCTTAACAGATTTTTCTTACTATGATTATCTTGACTTCCAACACTTCTTGTTCAGCTATGTTTTGCTAAGTAAAACATTAGAACTATTTCTTGAATGCATCCAGAAGGGTCAGACTATTTGATACTGGTGGATTCTTCTTTAACTAGGTTATTTAATTTGCTGGTTTTTCCTCTGTGACCTTTACGTCTATATTTATAAGTGTTATTGGTTTATAATGGCCATTTTTTGGTTCTTATCACACTTAGGATTTTTAGATATGCCTTGTAAGAAACAGGTTTTAAAACGTACTCCTCCTCTTCATCGGTGGTGAAGAGATTCAACCGGAATCCTGGCTCAGGGCCACTGGGTTTCTTAATCTCCATTCCTCCCATCAGCCTGGCCAAGAAATTCAGCTCTTCTTTAGCAAGAGGGTTTGGAGCAATGCTTTCCTGCAGAAACAATTGCATGACTTTTGGCCACATGAAGGTGATCACATTTCCTGCTGAGACCCCAGAGACCCGCGGTGGTATTATAGAACCAGGCAGAACAATAACTGTTTAAATTATCCTGGGAAGAACTGTGTCCAAATAAAGCATAGAAAATAGGCTTAACCCAAACAGAAATAATCCACATCAGAAGCAGAAGGACTCTTAGCAAGGCAGCAAACCAGATTCTCACACTTTCAAGATGAGTGGAGTGCCCTAGGCATCCCCATTCTCCTCAGACGACCTTCCTCCTTGAAGGAGAAGAACACTGCTTCCTCTTCCATCGATCTTCTTCCCTGGGCTTTTACAAGTAGCCTCAGCAAACGGCCCAGGGCCAACAGCACTCCTTCCATAGGAGCTACCACACTGCCCTCAGGTGGTGACTGTGGTGAACACACCCGGGATCCATTCCCTCCTCTTGCTGTCTGGCCCCACtcaaccctctcccctccttccaagCCCCGCTCCTCTAACCCAGTCCCCTGCTGTGCCTCtttggctgtctttttttttgggggggggttactCTGCTGCCAGTTACCTAGAGTTCTCTCACTTCTACCTCGGTGGAGACAGACCCCTCCGCCTCTTGCCTAAATGGCGAAGTCCAAATTGCTTAAGCCACTTTGCAATCAGGACCCACTGTCCTGGTATAGGCGAATCTCTGGCCACCTGCCTCAGTTGCATTAAGATCTAGCCATGTGGGAGAGACAcggcctccctgcttcccccaaaTACCACTCTGCTCTTTTGTCCCTTGGTGCCTTTGCTtatactgacaccttgatctgcATGCCCATTTCTCCTTCTAAGCCAGCTTTGTGTCCCTGGGTTCCCAGCCCATAGAAGCAGTTCAGTAACTGTTTGCCAAATAACTGAGTATTTCCTGATCTGTCCTAGAGCTAGCTAGTAGCTACTTCTGTGAGAATTTATAAAGAGGGAATTCAGAGAATCTAAAACCCCGTTTTGAACTTAGCTACCATGGCATTATATAGGGTCGCGCTGAAAAGGGTTGCTGTAATGATCAGAAGACAGGAGTACTGGACTCAGCAACCACAGACCCAGTGGCACTGGAACGATGCTATTTCACGTGGCCTGGTGTGTGGTTCCAGCTTAATTATGGTGGTTGAGCCAAGCCTAAAATTACCTAATTAGTCAGATCACTGGAAGTTTTCATGAGAAACTACAATTAAAAACCTTTGTACTTGTGAGGCTGAACTGAGAAGATTGCAAACACCAAGGGAAATGCTGGCTAGCTTTGAAGTCTAGAgtttccaccctcctccccatctaGATTTCTGTGTCGAGAAATAGCTCTGAAGGTGAAGGAGGAAGGCAGCGGCTCACCTGTGTCCGGGAAGCTAAGCTTTTGGATGCTCCAGACGTGTGGGTTTCCACGGGCCGGTTCATACTGTACCTGGTTACCAATGGAAAACCGTGAAAACATTGTCCGGCCCTTTCACACTGACTTCCTTCTAACTCATAAATATAGCAAGCAACTTTTGAGACATTAAAAAGCATCCAAAAATGTGCTGGGAGTACAGTGGGTGTCAACCACTCAGATTTCACGCTTTCCCAGAGAAAAATACCCGCAAACCTGCATGGAAATGGCTTTTCTGGCAAAGGAATGTATATTACTGCAAACAGCGTGAGCACAATGTGCAGGCCTCACCTTTCTGACCTCCACTGCGACATGGGTTTGGGCTGGTTCTCTTCCGTGGCTATTTACAATGACTTATCTTTTCAGCCTGGTGAGTTGCCTTATGTTTGGAAATGTTGGGGGCCCTCTGAAAATGTCAGGGCTCTGCATGCACTGTATCTGAGGGGAAGTGATTTCACTTGTCAGCAGGGATTTTCATAGCGGAAGTCAAGCTGGTGTTTTAAGTGAAGTGACCTCCCTCGGACTTGAGTTCATTCATTCAGGGAGGGAGAATTTGCTTACATATTGGTTCCCAGTTTCAGGACTCGGTCTCCATAAAGTTCAAAAGAACCTTCTTTTGGTGCAGTGACATAGTGCCCACCGTGCTTGAACTCTACCTTCTTCACTTCTTTGCCTTTGTCGTTGAACATTCTACAATACAAATATGACATGATGGAAGGTTCTCCAAGCTTGGGGAGTCCTGGAGGCTTCTTTATTCTTTGTACTATGGGATAAAAAGGAATTCATGCACTCTTTCAAGATAAAGATGCTGGttgaagcaataataataataataataataataataataataataatgcaataataataCTAGTTACCAAGTACATGttatgtgctgggtgctgtggaAGCACTTTAGAGCATTATTATCTTATTCACTCTCACAGCAATCATTTAATAGATGAGGACGTGAATCCTGAAGAACTGGGTGGTTGGCCTCAGGTGTCTGCTCAGTGGCACAGCTGGGATGAGAACCTGACCTTCTCACTGCCATGCTTTACTGAAGGAAGGGGGGGACCCAGCAGGGCCGCGTTCTCTGTGGTGGCCCACATGTTGGTTTCCTGGCACCCCAAATGCTGGTCTGAAAATTACAGTTGAGAATTCACCTGATGAGTCCAGGAACTTCAGTTCCCCAGGGAACGGGCCCGGACACTGGCAACACAAAGCGACCATTAGAATTCTGGACTTTGTCCTTTAGAAATATGGATACctggaaacaaaaatatactCACTGTCATTTTTCTTGGTATATTTTCCTAGACACAAGCACTCTCAGGATGGGAAATGTATAATGGCTTGGGGATGTTACCTAGTGAATTTATAACAACAAGAGAGAAAGACTCAGCATGACTGGCCCTGGAGAGTTATGGTGTTGTTACAAACAGACCTTCTTCGGAAGTGCATAGCAAGTCTTCCAGGTGAACTgtattacccccattttagagatgaggaagctgaggctcccaGACTGAGGTGACTCGCCCGAAGAGAATAGTAAGAGACAGGGCCAGGATTCAAAACTAACTCCGCACCCGTTCCTTGGTTCCCTGTGGAACTTCCCAGACATCTGTGAGGCTGGAGCTATCAgagcctccattttacagatgaggaatcggCAGCCCCGAGGTTGAGATGCTTTCTCAAGGCCAGCCAGCTCGTAAGGGGCAGAACTGAGGATTCAACCCTTGTGCTTCTGACTCCGGAGCCCAATCTTTTGGCCATGTGCTGGACTGGTGGGAAGGGGCCAGAGCACGTCGCTTCTGTTGGCATTAGGGTCTGAAGGTTTTCTATGTGACTGAAAACACCACATTATGCTTATTCCTACTCCCTAGTTTgtatagtacttttttttttttttaaagtactctctatatctacatccaacgtgggccTCAAGCTCaaaacccggagatcaagagtcgcacgctctaccgactgagcccgcTGGGGCCCCCTTGGTTTGCATCCTTTGTGTCAAGGTCAGGGTCAGATTAAATCCCGTAAAGGTTGTAGCAGTTAATCAGTTTTATTGgaccttggcttcctcatctgtaaaatgagataaatttGACGATCCCTTCAAACTCTAAAATGCTACaagattatatttataatatcatCAAAAGTAAGCATCTGTTGCGGGCAAATGAGTGACAATGTGAAGCGGTAAGAACTCATAAGCTGGCAGTTTGGCCCGCTGCTGTCAGACTGGCTTGGCTCATGCCCCAGCTGGGCCACTCCTTGGCTCTGGGTTTTGGGTAAGTTACACAACCTTTCTATGCATTGGTTTTCTCTTTGGTAAACTAGGGGTAATAACAGCATCTATTCAATGGGCGAGTGTTATCTGCTTAATCAGATAATGAAAAGGCAGTTATCACAGATAGTGAGTACTCAATACATGGTAGCTACTATTCTCAGTATTTCAGTCTAACCGGCACAGGACCCAAGCATAAAATGGGAAACAGGGACAGTATAAAGCGGGAGATGCTGGGTAGCATATGCATAGTTAAGTAACCCACCGAAGAGAATGACCACAGGCATGGGGGTAGGGGTAACTGTGGGTTCTTGGAGCTGGGCCTAGAGGAAGGTGGGTGTGAAGACATTTTagaagcagaggtgggagggcaCAAGGCATGTTTTGGGGGGAATGTATAAACTGTTTGATTGGAAGGTTTGGCTGGACGACTGTTAAGGAATTTTTAACCTTGAGATTCTGTGACCAAGGGATGTGAACATGAgcatggagaaagaaaatttgcagAAGTGGGAATATATATGTGCTAGACCCTCTGGAagcctaattctttttttttttttttaaagattttatttatttattcgacagagatagagacagccagcgagagagggaacacaagcaggaggagtgggagaggaagaagcaggctcatagcggaggagcctgatgtggggctcgatcccataacgccaggatcacgccctgagccaaaggcagacgcttaactgctgtgccacccaggcgcccctggaagccTAATTCTAACAAGGTTGACTATGTCACAGCAGGTCTGGAATGTACATGCTTCAGTCCAGTGTGTAGCTGTGTTTGACCCAACAACCTGCCCTTAGCTGGATGGGACTGTGGGGTCTGTCTGCTTGCCCAGCCCCTCTGCTGGCCCTCAGCTGTACGTGTGACTCTCCCCTGTCCTTCTCCTCTTACTCcaccctcccccccgcccagCTGATCCCGTCTATTCCCAGTGTTCACCTCCACGCTGATGGCTCCCACTTAGCCTTCTTCCCTGGGTGCCTGATGCATCTAGCCCATTGCCTATTACACATGTCCACCTACAGGTTCCACAGGGTGCATCTCAAACTCACCCTGTGCAGAACAGGGCACACCATTTGCCTTCCCAAACCTGATCCTCGTCTGGTGTTCCCAGTCGTAGCAGATGACGCCCCCAGGGTACCAAGCCAGCAATCTGAGCTCCCCTGACCCCCACCTTCCCATGTCTATTCAGTCGTCAAGCCCTGCCTCTCCAGCGATCACGCCTTGTGTCTGGTCCCTTCTCTCCACTCCAGTCCCTAGTGCAGACCTTTGTTATGTCTGACTTGGCCACTGCGGGTGCCTCCgagctggcctccctgcctcccctctcatGCGGTTGTGATCGCTCTTCCAATTGGCTGCTGAAGAGACACCTCAACTTCTGTCTGACCATGTCCCTCGCCTGCTTCAGTGGCTCTCTATTGCCTGCCAGATAACGTCCAGTTGGGCCTTGTTCTTCTCTGTAGGCACGTTCCTCCTTGAATCCTACGTTCCAGACACTCCCAGACGCTTGCCGCCTTCTGCACCCCCTGGACCACCAGACACACCAGGTGGTTACGTGCCTCATGCCTTCATTGAGATGGTGTTCTCCCCCTTGCGTGTCCAGTTAACCCCTCTCCTGATTTCCCATGGGCCTGTGAAAATccgtttttaaaaaaagatatcagaTCCTCTATGAAGaattttcgttttctttttctttttttctttttttatttatttatttatttatttttttttaaagattttatttatttatttgacagagatagagacagccagcgagagagggaNattttcgttttctttttctttttttctttttttatttatttatttatttatttttttttaaagattttatttatttatttgacagagatagagacagccagcgagagagggaacacaagcagggggagcgggagaggaagaagcaggctcacagcagaggagcctgacgtggggctcgatcccataacgccgggatcacgccctgagccgaaggcagacgcttaaccgctgtgccacccaggcgcccctctttttctttttttaaaatttaagtagtctctacaccgaacgtggggcttgaactcacaacccagagatcaagagtcgcatgctccaccgactgagccggccaggcgccctgACTTTTCTGATTCTCTTAGGTAGCACAGACCACTCTTCTGTTTTAAAACCAAACATCTGTAAGGCCCTTGCTGCCTTTTCCCCTTCTCTAATGAGTTCCTGACGGCTTtctgaaagaggaaatgaaggttACAGAGCTGTGGGGC
This window of the Ailuropoda melanoleuca isolate Jingjing chromosome 2, ASM200744v2, whole genome shotgun sequence genome carries:
- the OSCP1 gene encoding protein OSCP1 isoform X1 — its product is MSVRTLPLLFLNLGGEMLYILDQRLRAQNIPGDKARKVLNDIISTMFNRKFMEELFKPQELYSKKALRTVYDRLAHASIMRLNQASMDKLYDLMTMAFKYQVLLCPRPKDVLLVTFNHLDAIKGFIQDSPAIQHQVEETFRQLTEVYGGLPAGEFQLIRQTLLIFFQDLHIRVSIFLKDKVQNSNGRFVLPVSGPVPWGTEVPGLIRMFNDKGKEVKKVEFKHGGHYVTAPKEGSFELYGDRVLKLGTNMYSMNRPVETHTSGASKSLASRTQESIAPNPLAKEELNFLARLMGGMEIKKPSGPEPGFRLNLFTTDEEEEQAALTRPEELSYEVINIQATQDQQRNEELARIMGEFEVTDQPRQSASKGDDLLAMMDEL
- the OSCP1 gene encoding protein OSCP1 isoform X3, with amino-acid sequence MFNRKFMEELFKPQELYSKKALRTVYDRLAHASIMRLNQASMDKLYDLMTMAFKYQVLLCPRPKDVLLVTFNHLDAIKGFIQDSPAIQHQVEETFRQLTEVYGGLPAGEFQLIRQTLLIFFQDLHIRVSIFLKDKVQNSNGRFVLPVSGPVPWGTEVPGLIRMFNDKGKEVKKVEFKHGGHYVTAPKEGSFELYGDRVLKLGTNMYSMNRPVETHTSGASKSLASRTQESIAPNPLAKEELNFLARLMGGMEIKKPSGPEPGFRLNLFTTDEEEEQAALTRPEELSYEVINIQATQDQQRNEELARIMGEFEVTDQPRQSASKGDDLLAMMDEL